The following coding sequences lie in one Panicum virgatum strain AP13 chromosome 6N, P.virgatum_v5, whole genome shotgun sequence genomic window:
- the LOC120677852 gene encoding uncharacterized protein Mb2253c-like has product MYFDGALNHDGAGAGVLFISPKGEQLKYVLQLLFKVTNNAAKYEALVHGLQIAITFDIKHLLAYGDSKVVIQQVNKEWECTQGKMDAYCREIRKLETKFYGLEFHLVPSDDNVATDALSKLGSKWSIVPPGVFVQALNSPTVKMEEEPPQSPTWSQP; this is encoded by the coding sequence ATGTACTTTGACGGCGCCCTCAACCATGATGGAGCCGGCGCTGGagtcctcttcatctccccaaaAGGTGAACAACTCAAGTACGTCCTCCAGCTACTTTTCAAGGTCACCAACAACGCTGCTAAGTACGAAGCTCTTGTTCACGGTCTTCAGATTGCCATCACATTCGACATCAAGCATCTGTTGGCATACGGTGACTCCAAAGTCGTCATACAACAAGTCAACAAGGAATGGGAGTGTACCCAGGGGAAGATGGACGCCTACTGCAGGGAGATCAGGAAGCTCGAAACCAAGTTCTATGGTTTGGAGTTCCACCTTGTCCCCAGTGATGACAACGTGGCGACTGACGCCCTATCCAAGCTTGGATCCAAGTGGTCCATCGTACCACCTGGCGTATTTGTTCAAGCACTCAATAGCCCTACGGTCAAGATGGAAGAGGAACCCCCACAAAGCCCAACTTGGTCCCAGCCATAG